Within the Candidatus Methylomirabilota bacterium genome, the region CGTCGACGTCCTCGACGTAGAGGATGACGCGACCCCACCACGACCACCGCCGCGCCTCGGGTTGCGCGACGAGGTTGAGGTGCCCCGGCCCGACCGCGAACGAGGTGAACGCCGCCTGCTCGCCGCCGTACGCGAGCTCGAACCCGAGCGCCCGATAGAAGCGCACGGCCCGCGCCATGTCGTGAGTGGCCAGCGTCACCGCGCTGATCGAGACGATCCGGGGCGACGGCTCCATCGCCTCCAGGGTACTACGCGCCGGCGCCGCGCCGTCGGGCCCCGCCCCGTGGGACAATGGGGCCGATGGCGGAGCGCGGCTTCATCCTCACGCCGACCTACCGGATCGTCGCCGGCCGGCCGGAGGTGCACCTCTACGCGGTCCTCGAAGACGGGGAGCCGGCGCTCGTCGTCGACGACCGCTTCCCGCCCTATTTCTTCGTCCGCGCCGCCGACGCCGCCGTCGTGGCGTCACAGGCGCCCGAGGCCCGCGTCCTGGCCGCCGACCTCCGCACCTTCGGAGGCGAGCCCGCCGTCCGCGTGGAGGTCAGGCTGCCGAGCGACGTCCCGCCCCTGCGGGCGCGGCTGGCCGAGGCCGGCGTCGAATCATTCGAGGCGGACCTCCGCTTCGCCTACCGATATCTCATCGACCGCGGGATCCGCGGCGCCTTTGCCGTCACCGGGCCGTTCGAGCGCCGGCCCGGCGTGGGCCGCGTCTATCGCAACCCCGAGCTCGGCCCGGCGGCGTTCACGCCCCGCCTCCGCGTGCTCTGCTTCGACGTGGAGACGAGCCTCGACGGCCGCCGCCTCTACTCGATCGCCATGGCGGGGGCCGGCGGCGAGCATGTCCTGCTGGTCGGGCGGGATCCCGTGGAGGGCGCCGAGGTGG harbors:
- a CDS encoding VOC family protein; protein product: MEPSPRIVSISAVTLATHDMARAVRFYRALGFELAYGGEQAAFTSFAVGPGHLNLVAQPEARRWSWWGRVILYVEDVDALYARARTHGLEPEAAPRDAEWGERYFHLRDPDGHELSFAQPLPRGAGSPTGRSHP